One window of Mucilaginibacter inviolabilis genomic DNA carries:
- a CDS encoding sugar MFS transporter — translation MKRNYYIVALIMLIFFVISFLTNVIGPLIPDIIKVFNLSYTLAGVLPLAFFIAYGVMSVPSAIMLETFKEKKIMVAAFIVAFLGSLLLAMEPNYLSAIISLFLIGCGMAMLQVVINPLLRTSGGEENYAFTSVLAQLIFGLASFLSPLVYSYMVKALKENNSGGIVGLLHSLVPASLPWISLYWLFTVICLAMVILLMLTRFPKVELKEDEQVGSLQTHFALFKQPVVILFLVAMFCYVGTEQGIANWISQFLKTYHGLDPQTKGADTVAYFWGLMTAGGILGLFLLKIMDSRKVLISFTILALVCLTAALFGPTSWALVAFPLVGFFASVMYPIIFSLALNSIDKDHGSFAGLLVTAIIGGAIIPPVIGLLGDAFGLRAGMFFLYITLGYILSVGFWAKPLITNKTIDIKKKANHE, via the coding sequence ATGAAACGCAACTACTACATTGTAGCCCTGATCATGCTGATTTTCTTCGTGATCTCTTTTCTGACCAATGTGATCGGTCCGCTGATACCGGATATTATAAAAGTATTCAATTTAAGTTACACATTAGCAGGCGTACTTCCTTTAGCATTTTTTATTGCCTATGGTGTGATGTCGGTGCCATCGGCTATTATGCTGGAAACGTTCAAGGAGAAAAAGATCATGGTCGCGGCATTCATCGTGGCTTTTTTAGGCTCGCTGTTATTGGCTATGGAACCCAATTACCTGAGTGCCATTATTTCATTGTTCCTGATAGGCTGCGGTATGGCTATGCTGCAGGTGGTTATCAATCCACTATTACGGACATCTGGAGGTGAAGAGAATTATGCCTTTACATCGGTTTTAGCACAATTGATATTCGGATTGGCATCTTTTCTGAGTCCACTGGTTTATTCTTATATGGTTAAAGCCCTAAAAGAAAACAATAGTGGCGGTATCGTAGGCTTATTACATTCATTGGTTCCTGCTAGCTTACCCTGGATATCCTTGTATTGGCTCTTTACGGTGATTTGTCTGGCTATGGTTATTTTGTTGATGCTTACCAGGTTTCCTAAGGTGGAATTAAAAGAAGATGAACAAGTGGGCTCTTTACAAACTCATTTTGCTCTGTTTAAACAGCCTGTGGTTATCCTGTTTTTAGTGGCCATGTTTTGTTATGTAGGCACCGAGCAGGGTATTGCCAACTGGATATCTCAATTTTTGAAAACCTATCATGGACTTGATCCGCAAACAAAAGGGGCGGATACAGTAGCCTATTTCTGGGGACTGATGACAGCAGGTGGTATCCTTGGGCTGTTTCTGTTGAAGATCATGGACAGCCGTAAAGTGCTCATCAGTTTTACCATACTGGCTTTGGTATGCCTTACCGCGGCTTTGTTCGGGCCAACCAGCTGGGCTTTGGTCGCGTTTCCGTTGGTAGGTTTCTTTGCCTCGGTGATGTATCCCATTATATTTTCATTGGCGCTTAACTCTATTGATAAAGATCATGGCTCTTTTGCCGGGCTGTTGGTTACGGCCATTATCGGTGGCGCTATTATACCGCCGGTTATTGGTTTGCTGGGTGATGCGTTTGGTTTACGGGCAGGTATGTTCTTTTTGTACATCACCCTGGGTTATATATTAAGTGTTGGTTTTTGGGCGAAACCACTCATCACCAATAAAACTATCGACATTAAAAAGAAAGCGAACCATGAGTAA
- a CDS encoding ROK family protein — protein MSNTKIIGLDLGATNIRGAVVNDGSLSDIVSQKIRTHGSVNEVMEDIYKVTDALLKEDKPTAIGIGVPSVVDVAEGIVYDVQNIPSWKEVHLKQLMEARYDIPVYVNNDANCFALGEYYFGKGNGVDSMIGLTLGTGLGAGVMINKRLYPGFNCGAGEFGMFPYLDNILEYYCSGSFFSNVYGLDGVQVFEDAKKGDAEALKLYAELGTHIGHAIKQVMYAYDPQLIVLGGSVRHAYALFEQTMWQEIKTFAYTKTAERIRVEVSELENSGIIGAAALYYDHQQ, from the coding sequence ATGAGTAATACTAAAATTATAGGGCTCGATCTGGGGGCCACCAATATACGAGGTGCTGTAGTGAACGATGGTTCCTTATCCGATATCGTATCACAAAAAATCCGAACGCATGGTTCTGTTAATGAGGTGATGGAGGATATCTATAAAGTAACCGATGCTTTACTAAAAGAAGATAAGCCAACAGCTATAGGCATTGGTGTACCCAGTGTGGTTGATGTGGCCGAAGGTATTGTTTATGATGTACAAAATATCCCTTCCTGGAAAGAGGTGCATTTAAAACAACTCATGGAGGCGCGTTACGATATCCCCGTTTATGTAAATAACGATGCCAACTGCTTTGCCCTGGGCGAATACTATTTTGGCAAAGGCAACGGTGTTGATTCCATGATCGGCTTAACACTGGGCACAGGCTTGGGAGCTGGAGTAATGATCAACAAACGCCTATATCCCGGCTTTAATTGCGGCGCCGGCGAGTTTGGCATGTTTCCGTATTTGGATAATATACTGGAGTACTATTGCAGCGGATCATTTTTTAGTAATGTGTATGGTTTAGATGGTGTGCAGGTTTTTGAGGATGCCAAAAAAGGCGATGCAGAAGCATTGAAACTATATGCGGAGCTGGGTACGCACATCGGCCATGCCATAAAACAGGTGATGTATGCGTATGATCCGCAGCTGATTGTGCTGGGGGGCTCGGTACGGCATGCTTACGCGCTGTTTGAGCAAACCATGTGGCAGGAGATCAAAACATTTGCCTATACCAAAACCGCTGAACGGATTAGGGTAGAGGTCTCCGAACTGGAAAATAGCGGTATCATAGGCGCCGCGGCACTGTATTATGATCATCAACAATAA
- a CDS encoding DMT family transporter translates to MNWIILIIAGLCEVAFASCLGKAKQTTGTEMYLWYTGFFITMTLSMVLLIKAIQTLPIGTAYAVWTGIGAVGTVLVGILVFKDPTNFWRLFFMSTLIISVIGLKFVAE, encoded by the coding sequence ATGAATTGGATAATATTGATCATCGCAGGTCTTTGCGAAGTGGCTTTTGCCTCCTGCCTGGGCAAAGCAAAACAAACTACAGGTACCGAAATGTACCTTTGGTATACCGGATTTTTTATCACCATGACACTGAGCATGGTACTGCTGATAAAAGCAATACAAACCCTACCTATAGGTACAGCTTATGCTGTTTGGACAGGCATTGGTGCCGTAGGTACGGTACTGGTAGGTATTTTAGTATTTAAAGACCCAACTAACTTTTGGCGCTTGTTTTTTATGAGCACCCTTATTATATCCGTAATCGGGCTTAAGTTTGTTGCGGAGTAA
- a CDS encoding Crp/Fnr family transcriptional regulator encodes MSIEQIVNQIYAIPEASSQQLQQVIEEINLPKGHILFEAGKIGRSVYFIKKGIVRAYLYQHDTEVTFWFGREGDTIISMKNYVDNKPGYENIELLEDCELYRIKTRELQKLFAEDIHIANWGRRFAETELIKVEERLISRQFSMAADRYQELLTHNPDLVQRVQLCHIASYLGITQVSLSRIRSKIR; translated from the coding sequence GTGAGCATTGAACAAATTGTCAATCAAATTTACGCTATCCCTGAAGCTTCAAGTCAGCAATTGCAACAGGTAATAGAGGAAATCAATTTACCCAAAGGCCATATTTTGTTTGAAGCCGGTAAAATTGGCAGGAGCGTTTATTTTATAAAAAAAGGCATTGTGCGGGCTTATTTATACCAGCATGATACCGAGGTTACTTTTTGGTTTGGCCGGGAAGGTGATACCATTATTTCGATGAAAAATTATGTAGATAATAAACCCGGTTATGAAAATATTGAGCTTTTAGAAGATTGTGAGTTATATCGTATAAAAACCCGCGAACTCCAAAAGCTGTTTGCCGAGGATATCCATATTGCCAACTGGGGTCGCCGCTTTGCCGAAACAGAACTGATCAAGGTGGAAGAGAGATTGATCTCCAGGCAATTCAGCATGGCTGCCGACAGGTACCAGGAGTTACTCACCCATAATCCCGATCTCGTGCAAAGGGTGCAGTTATGCCATATAGCCTCTTATCTGGGTATTACGCAAGTGAGTTTGAGCCGCATAAGATCGAAAATCCGATAG
- a CDS encoding glycosyl hydrolase 2 galactose-binding domain-containing protein: MKKIILALILSWCFQQAFSQARQESFQLILKDDWKMQSAVTDAASADKISKENYDTQSWYKVSVPTTIIAGLLANKVYDFDPFMGRNLKKLSDTKLDKPWWFRREFTLPAAENGKNVILRLHGINYKANIWLNGVKIADSTQTKGPFRIIQLDVTKHINYTGNNVLALQITRPFTPNKSKGDLAIDYADWIPYPPDYNGGIVNNVEIKTYDKVGVQYPLVTTHFDLPSLAVAHLYVDAQVTNYTNTAQDAVIKGQINSDVSFEQKVHLLPHESKNVDFSPEVYKQLNIKNPRIWWPWQYGKAELNRVELSAVVDGKVSNTLWEKFGIRQIDSKLIDNESREFIVNGKPILIRGAAWSPDIFQRRSPERQEQEVRLVRDMNMNIIRSEGKMEDDNFYDLCDQYGMLVMTGWMCCGVWQHPEHWNAAERKVAMASDSSVMYWLRNKASLMVWLNGSDMPPTDTSVERDYLKIEKTLKWPNPTLSTANETKSKVSGYSGVKMAGPYEWVPPIYWETDATHKFGGTWSFATEISPGPSIPPYESLIKFIPKDSLSTSSPAWLYHCGTGSFGTTKVFDKALSNRYGESTSIKNYIAKAQAQNYEAHRAMMEAYGFKKYNTATGVVQWMLSNPWPGLIWHTYDYYLYPAGTYFGMKKSMEPLHVMYSYKSNEVGVINSYLKKFSGLQVKATVYNIDGSVKFTKTAPVSIEADASKAVFALPAITGLSPAYFVRLELSDNRGKTESINWYWLSQKAEVLNWKKSNWYTTPESAYADYTALQQIPKTALKLSHVQEAAQGDSTIHAVTITNTGKAVAFFIHLRALKDREGDDILPVIFSDNYISLAPGETRVIKCTYSNKDAAGTTPYFLTSAWNIDVAKSKNDDPAGFEEGLPVN; the protein is encoded by the coding sequence ATGAAAAAAATCATACTCGCGCTCATTTTATCATGGTGCTTTCAACAGGCATTTAGCCAGGCCAGGCAGGAAAGTTTCCAGCTTATACTGAAAGATGATTGGAAAATGCAATCGGCAGTGACCGATGCCGCATCGGCCGATAAAATCTCCAAAGAAAATTACGATACCCAAAGCTGGTACAAAGTAAGCGTACCTACTACTATTATAGCCGGCTTACTGGCCAATAAAGTTTATGATTTTGACCCTTTCATGGGCCGCAATTTAAAAAAACTCAGTGATACTAAACTGGATAAACCCTGGTGGTTTCGCCGGGAGTTTACCTTGCCTGCCGCCGAAAACGGTAAAAATGTGATCCTGCGCTTACACGGTATCAACTACAAGGCGAACATATGGCTTAACGGCGTAAAAATTGCCGATTCCACCCAAACCAAAGGACCTTTCCGCATTATTCAGCTGGATGTAACCAAACATATCAATTATACGGGCAACAATGTGCTGGCCCTTCAAATAACACGACCGTTTACACCCAACAAATCAAAAGGCGACCTGGCCATTGATTACGCCGACTGGATTCCTTATCCACCAGATTATAACGGAGGTATTGTAAACAATGTTGAGATCAAAACCTACGATAAAGTAGGGGTGCAGTATCCGCTGGTGACTACTCATTTTGATCTGCCTTCACTGGCCGTAGCGCATTTATACGTAGATGCGCAGGTAACCAATTATACCAACACCGCGCAGGACGCCGTAATCAAAGGGCAGATCAACAGTGACGTGAGCTTTGAACAAAAAGTGCATTTACTGCCCCATGAGTCCAAAAATGTAGATTTTAGTCCGGAGGTGTATAAGCAGCTCAATATCAAAAATCCGCGCATTTGGTGGCCATGGCAATATGGTAAGGCGGAGTTGAACAGGGTTGAACTTTCCGCTGTGGTAGATGGTAAAGTAAGTAACACCCTTTGGGAGAAGTTTGGTATCCGCCAGATAGATTCCAAACTGATAGACAATGAATCGCGCGAGTTTATTGTGAATGGTAAACCTATCCTGATCCGGGGCGCGGCTTGGTCGCCGGATATTTTCCAGCGTCGGTCGCCCGAGCGTCAGGAGCAGGAGGTAAGGTTGGTGCGTGATATGAACATGAACATCATTCGCTCCGAAGGTAAAATGGAGGATGACAACTTTTATGATCTGTGCGATCAGTATGGTATGCTGGTGATGACCGGCTGGATGTGCTGCGGTGTATGGCAGCATCCCGAACACTGGAACGCGGCCGAACGCAAGGTAGCCATGGCATCCGACAGTAGCGTGATGTACTGGCTGCGCAACAAAGCCAGCCTCATGGTATGGCTCAATGGCAGCGACATGCCGCCGACTGATACTTCGGTAGAGCGTGATTACCTGAAGATCGAGAAAACGCTGAAGTGGCCAAATCCTACCTTATCAACTGCCAATGAAACTAAATCGAAAGTATCGGGCTATAGCGGTGTAAAAATGGCTGGCCCATATGAATGGGTGCCACCTATTTACTGGGAAACGGATGCTACGCACAAATTTGGCGGCACCTGGAGTTTTGCAACGGAGATATCACCGGGCCCGTCTATCCCTCCGTATGAAAGCCTGATCAAGTTTATCCCTAAAGATTCTTTATCAACCAGTTCGCCGGCATGGTTATACCATTGCGGTACAGGATCATTTGGCACCACCAAAGTATTTGATAAGGCACTTTCCAATCGTTACGGCGAATCAACATCGATCAAAAATTATATAGCCAAGGCACAAGCACAAAATTATGAGGCACACCGCGCCATGATGGAGGCTTACGGCTTTAAGAAATACAATACCGCTACCGGGGTAGTACAATGGATGCTCAGCAATCCATGGCCCGGATTAATTTGGCATACCTATGATTATTACCTGTATCCGGCGGGTACTTATTTCGGTATGAAGAAGTCGATGGAGCCATTGCATGTGATGTATTCCTATAAATCAAACGAAGTAGGTGTTATCAACTCCTATTTGAAGAAATTTAGCGGTTTGCAGGTAAAGGCTACGGTTTATAATATTGATGGTTCTGTAAAATTTACCAAAACTGCACCGGTGAGTATCGAAGCTGATGCCTCGAAAGCGGTTTTTGCCTTACCCGCTATTACTGGATTGTCACCGGCCTATTTTGTGCGTTTGGAGCTTAGCGATAACAGAGGTAAAACAGAAAGCATTAATTGGTACTGGCTATCGCAAAAAGCAGAGGTGCTGAATTGGAAAAAATCGAATTGGTATACCACGCCGGAATCTGCCTATGCCGATTATACCGCTTTACAGCAGATCCCGAAAACAGCGCTTAAACTGAGTCACGTTCAAGAAGCCGCTCAAGGCGATAGCACGATACATGCGGTAACAATTACGAATACCGGTAAAGCGGTGGCCTTTTTTATACACTTGCGTGCGTTAAAAGATAGAGAGGGTGATGACATATTACCAGTGATATTCAGTGATAACTATATTTCGCTGGCTCCCGGCGAAACCAGGGTGATCAAATGTACTTACAGCAATAAAGATGCCGCAGGTACAACACCCTATTTCCTGACCTCGGCCTGGAATATTGATGTTGCCAAAAGTAAGAATGATGATCCGGCTGGTTTTGAGGAGGGATTGCCGGTTAATTAG